The Vicia villosa cultivar HV-30 ecotype Madison, WI linkage group LG1, Vvil1.0, whole genome shotgun sequence genome includes a region encoding these proteins:
- the LOC131644102 gene encoding heavy metal-associated isoprenylated plant protein 34-like codes for MSNKQDMMKIQNCLLKVNIHCEGCEQKVKKLLQKIEGVYSVNIDAEQGKVLVSGHVDPAKLIKKLKSSGKHAELWGGQRSMVFNQNQNFQQQQPQFKNVQMENNKGGKNNKAQNQKGQKGGGGGVQVAQFQNPKGGKDLKGGNKSQKHVNFDLSEEEFDESDGDFDDDYDDEDDFDDDEEDDFGHGHGNGQAHGNGFGHPMQNNKMMAMMGNGRGPQLGPGGMMNGPGGMNNHKGNGFGGGGGGGGGNYASAKKGDVLDLPMQMKSKGGNYGEVKNGKKGGGGGEDGGKKNKEGGKKKGESDWGDEKNSGKKKNGKSKNSGGGFLVKFLGLGKKSKKGSGSEATNKNKNNGGGGGNKGKEGKKGGSKLDKLDFDFQDFDISTPHGKNGKGGNGNGKGNPNPAKGNNNSHGNNNGNMGQMGQMGQMGSMNRMAPMGQMGPMDHMRPAVQGLPAGAAAAMNGGYYQGMQQMQMQPNPYQQQQQQQQQYMAAMMMQQQQQQQQQLQQANMNGMYPPHMMYGGGRPHPSMNYMPPPPMPSHPMADPITHVFSDENTESCSIM; via the exons ATGAGTAACAAACAAGACATGATGAAAATTCAG AATTGTCTTCTCAAGGTTAATATCCACTGTGAAGGCTGTGAGCAGAAAGTAAAGAAACTTCTTCAGAAAATTGAAG GGGTGTATTCTGTGAATATAGATGCGGAACAAGGGAAAGTTTTGGTGTCAGGTCATGTAGATCCGGCTAAGCTTATAAAGAAGCTGAAAAGTTCAGGGAAACATGCTGAACTATGGGGTGGCCAGAGAAGCATGGTgttcaatcaaaatcaaaactttcAACAGCAACAGCCTCAGTTTAAGAACGTGCAAATGGAGAACAACAAAGGAGGTAAGAACAATAAGGCTCAGAATCAGAAGGGTCAGAAAGGTGGAGGTGGTGGTGTTCAAGTTGCACAGTTTCAGAATCCTAAAGGGGGGAAAGATCTGAAAGGGGGGAACAAATCTCAGAAACATGTTAATTTTGACTTGTCTGAGGAGGAGTTTGATGAGAGTGATGGTGATTTCGACGATGactatgatgatgaagatgattttgatgatgatgaagaagatgattttgGTCATGGGCATGGTAATGGTCAAGCTCATGGTAATGGATTTGGGCATCCTATGcaaaataacaagatgatggctaTGATGGGTAATGGCCGTGGGCCACAGCTAGGGCCTGGTGGTATGATGAATGGGCCTGGTGGTATGAACAACCATAAAGGTAATGGTTTTGGTGGTGGGGGTGGAGGGGGAGGTGGTAATTATGCATCTGCCAAAAAAGGTGATGTTTTAGATCTACCTATGCAGATGAAGAGTAAAGGTGGGAATTACGGCGAGGTGAAAAATGGGAAAAAAGGCGGTGGGGGTGGTGAAGATGGTGGTAAAAAGAACAAAGAAGGTGGAAAGAAAAAAGGTGAAAGTGATTGGGGAGATGAAAAAAATAGTGGCAAGAAAAAGAATGGTAAAAGCAAAAATAGTGGTGGTGGCTTCCTAGTTAAGTTTCTAGGCCTTGGAAAAAAGAGCAAGAAGGGAAGTGGAAGTGAAGCaacaaacaagaacaaaaacaatgGAGGAGGAGGTGGAAACAAAGGGAAAGAAGGTAAGAAAGGTGGATCAAAATTGGATAAACTTGATTTTGATTTTCAAGATTTTGATATCAGTACTCCtcatggtaaaaatggtaaaggTGGAAATGGAAATGGAAAAGGTAATCCTAATCCTGCCAAGGGTAATAATAATAGTCATGGTAACAATAATGGAAATATGGGCCAAATGGGCCAGATGGGTCAGATGGGATCAATGAATAGGATGGCTCCAATGGGGCAAATGGGTCCAATGGACCACATGAGGCCGGCGGTGCAAGGATTACCGGCGGGAGCAGCGGCTGCGATGAACGGTGGTTATTATCAAGGAATGCAGCAGATGCAGATGCAACCGAATCCTTATCAGCAACAACAGCAGCAACAACAGCAATATATGGCAGCTATGATGATGcagcaacaacagcaacaacagcaGCAACTACAGCAAGCGAATATGAACGGTATGTATCCGCCACATATGATGTATGGAGGAGGAAGGCCACATCCATCAATGAACTACATGCCACCACCACCAATGCCATCACACCCTATGGCAGATCCTATTACTCATGTTTTCAGTGATGAGAACACTGAGAGTTGCAGCATCATGTAA